The Watersipora subatra chromosome 1, tzWatSuba1.1, whole genome shotgun sequence genome has a window encoding:
- the LOC137389858 gene encoding octapeptide-repeat protein T2-like encodes MQGGNEGGRERGREGTREGGNEGGRERGREGTREGGNEGGRERGREGTREGGNEGGRERGREGTREGGNEGGRERGREGTRERGNEGGRERGREGTREGGNEGGRERGREGTKEGGNEGGRERVREGTREGGNEGGRERGREGTREGENEGGRERGREGTREGGNEGGRERGREGTREGGNEGGRERGREGTTEGGNDGGRERGRVGTREGGNEGGRERGREGMREGGNEGGRERGREGMREGGNEGGRERGREGTREGGNEGGRERGRERTREGGNEGGRERGREGMREGGKEGVAALIPRRLL; translated from the exons ATGCAG GGAGGGAACGAAGGAGGGAGGGAACGAGGGAGGGAAGGAACGAGGGAGGGAGGGAACGAGGGAGGGAGGGAACGAGGGAGGGAGGGAACGAGGGAGGGAGGGAACGAGGGAGGGAGAGAACGAGGGAGGGAGGGAACGAGGGAGGGAGGGAACGAGGGAGGGAGGGAACGAGGGAGGGAGGGAACGAGGGAGGGAGGGAACGAGGGAGGGAGGGAACGAGGGAGGGAGGGAACGAGGGAGAGAGGGAACGAGGGAGGGAGGGAACGAGGGAGGGAGGGAACGAGGGAGGGAGGGAACGAGGGAGGTAGGGAACGAGGGAGGGAGGGAACGAAGGAGGGAGGGAACGAGGGAGGGAGGGAACGAGTGAGGGAGGGAACGAGGGAGGGAGGGAACGAGGGAGGGAGGGAACGAGGGAGGGAGGGAACGAGGGAGGGAGAGAACGAGGGAGGGAGGGAACGAGGGAGGGAGGGAACGAGGGAGGGAGGGAACGAGGGAGGGAGGGAACGAGGGAGGGAGGGAACGAGGGAGGGAGGGAACGAGGGAGGGAGGGAACGAGGGAGGGAGGGAACGACGGAGGGAGGGAACGACGGAGGGAGAGAACGAGGGAGGGTGGGAACGAGGGAGGGAGGGAACGAGGGAGGGAGGGAACGAGGGAGGGAGGGAATGAGGGAGGGAGGGAACGAGGGAGGGAGGGAACGAGGGAGGGAGGGAATGAGGGAGGGAGGGAACGAGGGAGGGAGGGAACGAGGGAGGGAGGGAACGAGGGAGGGAGGGAACGAGGGAGGGAGGGAACGAGGGAGGGAGAGAACGAGGGAGGGAGGGAACGAGGGAGGGAGGGAACGAGGGAGGGAGGGAATGAGGGAGGGAGGGAAGGAAGGGGTTGCGGCTTTGATTCCTAGAAGGCTTCTTTGA